From Amycolatopsis sp. cg9, one genomic window encodes:
- a CDS encoding amino acid adenylation domain-containing protein, translating to MTDTKQWTFPASFGQERIWLSNQLDPASPVYNLPCQVRQDLPLTEGQWRAALGVVVGRHEALRTAFRMDGGELVQVVHADVPIEPEVHDLRDLPEREARAAELAEAIARRPIPLDSAPPWRAQLCRLGDADWLLTFVVHHTVFDAGSVLVLANELNEACNAVAEGRLPKLPELAIQYADYSAWQRGQLPLVRAQLDYWRERLAGLPPVHSLPTDRPRPADFGFGGGQVDFTLPDGLLDRVGEVGRELSASPFMVLLAGYTALLSRLSGTTDVVVGVPVAGRDLPELAPLIGMFVNQLAIRVDCGGDPAFAELVGRVRTAVLDAIEHSRVPFQLVADEVRPERDGGVQALYQIGFNFIPDSGIEPVRYATAKDDVAIDLTATGGRLLYRTDLFDRETAEAMADRFLRVLVAAVEDASIAVADLPLLSEAERAEVEAWSGSSTSDAPLVVERFEEQVRSTPGAVAVDLGGSVLTYAELNARADRVAHRLGAGGVVGVCAPNSAELVVGILGALKSGAAYVPLDPANPAARQELILADAGARVVLTAGEVTLAAETLALDDPAVWAEPAGENPARPGPDDIAYVIYTSGSTGRPKGVQVGHRALATYLGWAREAYPSLAGRALLHTSASFDLTVTTLLGPLTAGGSIVDSGRPDFVKATPTHLAVLPAESRPTGDLVLGGEALTGEAVRPFAGIAVTNEYGPTEATVGCVAHRLDGPVDGPVPIGRPIPGTRAYVLDERRRPVPPGVAGQLHLAGEQLAHGYLGLPELTAERFPDGPYGRMYATGDLARWRRDGTLEYLGRTDDQVKLRGFRIEPGEVEAALRELPEVRDAAVAVRGETLVGYVVGTADGAAEALRAALPEYLVPTVFVTLEALPVAASGKLDRAALPDPHPGGATEYVAPSTAAEELVAEVLGELLGIEKLGVHDDFFAHGGNSLLAIRAMARIRKQVGVELPVRGLFSFTTVAGLAAEVERRLEADLDQLSDEEVRAQLAEGERA from the coding sequence ATGACCGACACGAAGCAATGGACGTTCCCGGCCTCGTTCGGGCAGGAGCGGATCTGGCTGTCGAACCAGCTCGACCCGGCGTCCCCGGTGTACAACCTCCCCTGCCAGGTGCGGCAGGACCTGCCGCTCACCGAAGGCCAGTGGCGGGCCGCGCTCGGCGTGGTCGTCGGGCGGCACGAGGCCCTGCGCACGGCGTTCCGGATGGACGGCGGCGAGCTCGTCCAGGTGGTGCACGCCGACGTCCCGATCGAGCCCGAGGTGCACGACCTGCGTGATCTGCCCGAGCGGGAAGCGCGCGCGGCCGAGCTGGCCGAGGCGATCGCCCGCCGCCCGATCCCGCTGGACTCGGCCCCGCCGTGGCGGGCCCAGCTCTGCCGGCTCGGCGACGCCGATTGGCTGCTGACCTTCGTCGTGCACCACACGGTGTTCGACGCCGGTTCCGTGCTGGTGCTGGCGAACGAGCTGAACGAGGCCTGCAACGCGGTCGCGGAGGGCCGGCTGCCGAAGCTGCCCGAGCTGGCCATCCAGTACGCGGACTACTCGGCGTGGCAGCGCGGCCAGCTGCCGCTCGTGCGCGCGCAGCTGGACTACTGGCGCGAGCGGCTCGCCGGGCTCCCGCCGGTGCACAGCCTGCCCACCGACCGGCCGCGGCCCGCGGACTTCGGGTTCGGCGGCGGCCAGGTCGACTTCACCCTCCCGGACGGCCTGCTCGACCGGGTCGGCGAGGTCGGCCGCGAGCTGTCGGCGTCGCCGTTCATGGTGCTGCTCGCCGGGTACACCGCGCTGCTGTCGCGGCTGTCCGGGACGACCGACGTCGTGGTCGGGGTGCCGGTCGCCGGCCGCGACCTGCCCGAGCTGGCGCCGCTGATCGGCATGTTCGTCAACCAGCTCGCCATCCGCGTCGACTGCGGCGGCGACCCGGCGTTCGCCGAGCTCGTCGGCCGGGTCCGCACCGCCGTGCTCGACGCCATCGAGCACAGCCGCGTGCCGTTCCAGCTGGTCGCCGACGAGGTGCGCCCGGAGCGCGACGGGGGCGTGCAGGCGCTGTACCAGATCGGCTTCAACTTCATCCCCGACTCGGGCATCGAGCCGGTCCGCTACGCCACCGCCAAGGACGACGTCGCGATCGACCTCACCGCGACCGGTGGCCGGCTGCTGTACCGCACCGACCTGTTCGACCGCGAGACCGCGGAAGCGATGGCCGACCGGTTCCTGCGCGTCCTGGTGGCCGCGGTCGAGGACGCCTCGATCGCCGTGGCGGACCTGCCGCTGCTGTCGGAGGCCGAGCGCGCCGAGGTGGAGGCGTGGAGCGGCTCGTCCACTTCGGACGCGCCGCTGGTCGTCGAGCGGTTCGAAGAGCAGGTCCGCTCGACGCCCGGCGCGGTCGCGGTGGACCTCGGCGGCTCGGTCCTGACCTACGCCGAGCTGAACGCGCGGGCCGACCGGGTCGCGCACCGCCTCGGCGCCGGTGGCGTGGTCGGCGTGTGCGCGCCGAACTCGGCCGAGCTGGTCGTGGGCATCCTGGGTGCGCTCAAGAGCGGCGCGGCCTACGTCCCGCTCGACCCGGCCAACCCGGCGGCGCGCCAGGAGCTGATCCTGGCCGACGCCGGGGCGCGCGTCGTGCTGACCGCCGGGGAGGTGACCCTGGCGGCCGAGACCCTCGCCCTCGACGATCCGGCGGTGTGGGCGGAGCCGGCCGGCGAGAACCCCGCGCGGCCGGGACCGGACGACATCGCCTACGTCATCTACACGTCCGGCTCGACCGGCCGCCCCAAGGGCGTGCAGGTCGGCCACCGGGCGCTGGCCACCTACCTGGGCTGGGCCCGCGAGGCGTACCCGAGCCTGGCGGGGCGCGCGCTGCTGCACACTTCGGCGTCGTTCGACCTGACCGTCACGACGCTGCTCGGCCCGCTCACCGCCGGCGGGTCCATTGTGGACTCCGGGCGGCCCGACTTCGTCAAGGCCACCCCGACGCACCTCGCCGTGCTGCCGGCGGAGTCCCGTCCCACCGGGGATCTCGTGCTCGGCGGCGAGGCGCTGACGGGCGAAGCCGTCCGGCCGTTCGCCGGGATCGCGGTCACCAACGAGTACGGCCCGACCGAAGCGACCGTCGGCTGCGTCGCCCACCGGCTCGACGGCCCGGTCGACGGGCCGGTCCCGATCGGCCGCCCGATCCCCGGCACCCGCGCCTACGTCCTCGACGAGCGCCGGCGGCCGGTGCCGCCGGGCGTCGCGGGTCAGCTCCACCTGGCCGGGGAGCAGCTGGCCCACGGCTACCTCGGGCTGCCCGAGCTGACCGCCGAGCGCTTCCCGGACGGGCCGTACGGGCGGATGTACGCCACCGGCGACCTGGCCCGCTGGCGCCGGGACGGCACCCTGGAGTACCTCGGCCGGACCGACGACCAGGTCAAGCTGCGGGGCTTCCGGATCGAGCCGGGCGAGGTCGAAGCCGCGCTGCGCGAGCTGCCGGAGGTCCGGGACGCGGCGGTCGCGGTCCGCGGGGAAACCCTCGTCGGGTACGTCGTCGGTACCGCGGACGGCGCGGCCGAAGCGCTGCGGGCCGCGCTGCCCGAGTACCTGGTGCCGACCGTGTTCGTCACGCTGGAGGCGCTGCCGGTGGCCGCGAGCGGCAAGCTCGACCGGGCCGCGCTGCCCGATCCGCACCCGGGCGGCGCGACGGAGTACGTGGCCCCGAGCACCGCGGCCGAAGAACTGGTCGCCGAGGTGCTGGGTGAGCTCCTGGGCATCGAGAAGCTCGGCGTGCACGACGACTTCTTCGCCCACGGCGGCAATTCGCTGCTCGCGATCCGCGCGATGGCCCGGATCCGCAAGCAGGTCGGCGTCGAGCTGCCGGTCCGCGGCCTGTTCTCGTTCACCACGGTGGCCGGGCTCGCCGCCGAGGTCGAGCGGCGCCTGGAAGCGGACCTGGACCAGCTCAGCGACGAAGAGGTCCGGGCGCAGCTGGCCGAAGGTGAGCGGGCGTGA
- a CDS encoding SDR family NAD(P)-dependent oxidoreductase has protein sequence MAARVPGAGDLRQFWRNLVDGVESIKPAGREELLARGADPATLDDPSWVNATTVVDGFDEFDADLFGMTSREAEITDPQHRVFLEACHSALTDGGYDPARYGGAIGVYGGTGRTGYLIENLLRNERVMASQHGGIGMSTGNQPSYLTTSVSYKLNLRGPSLAIHTACSTSLVAVHLACEALRNGECDLALAGGVNLEMPHGIGYMGVEGFTSPDGHVRAFDAGANGTVWSSGVGVVLVKRLSQALEDGDHIRAVVLGNAINNDGATKVGFSAPSVAGQTEAIAQAVGMAGVDPRTIGYVEAHGTGTALGDPIEITSLSTVYGHGVPDTGWCAIGSVKSNIGHLSQAAGVVALIKTVLAMEHGLIPPTINYEEANPGIDFPNSPFHPATTVTKWEAAATPRRAGVSSFGVGGTNAHVVLEEAPAPRRHRRPHPAHLLRVSAKTPETLATAVERLADRLAGDVDLDLADVAHTLAAGRTEYPHRAVVVARDSEDAVDGLRDPRRLATAQAGELKVAFLFSGQGSQYAGMGAELYRSEPVFATAFDECCELSGLPGLKELVLGRGGDAELRETRYTQPALFAVEYALARLWRSWGVRPGAMLGHSVGEYVAATVAGVFTLADAVRLVVRRGELMQAMPAGAMLAVQLDEESVAKRLPEGLSIAGVNGPGTCVVAGPSGAVADFASLLKSSDVQCRELVTSHAFHSPMMDPILAGFTEAVAAVPRSAPSLPFLSNLTGGWITAEQATDPAYWAAHLRQAVRFGDCVRTLFDGGERWALVECGPGHQLAGLARGQVPKGLPAPLPSLPGRTDREGDVETLYAAAGLLWTHGVPVEPTTSGHRVPLPGYPYARKRYWVDPDPKGTLAEPERPSGPLPLDEWFAVPSWRQAGPDLRREPFASCLAFVDGDVLPGLLRAAGVAVTEVRPGDAFTATERGFTVRPGVREDYDELVAALGDRPERVVHAWALDGTETGMAAQERGFFSVLNLVQAWGEPVRIDVLSTGTADVTGSDLTRPEHATLAGIARVLPLEVPGTVVRRIDVETVTAEVVAELFRPAESEVALRRGRRWVLEYTQLAVPEAAPVLREDGRYLITGGTGGIGVTLAEDFALRVRAKLILLTRSGLPPREEWDTCDGTDRAARAIRAIRRMEAAGSVVHVVAADVTDPVRLREVRELAEREFGGLDGIVHAAGLPGGGVTEVKERPVAEAVLAPKIAGTLALASAFADLPMDFVALCSSVTAVSGDFGQVDYCAANNFLDAYARGDHGWRARVVSHDWGGWDEVGMAAEVAAPTTIRSARTKADGPIAHPVLSTRTGEDCHGLVSAAAHWLLDEHRIAGVPVVPGTGHLEIVRAAVEAALPKPGDGHLVELRDVAFLEPFSVPEGTVAEYRVGFDGDGFAVTSRAGGVTKTHVRGSAGWVPAPVTSTVDLDAVRGRTSVLDDGNAFGTGRTSMVTFGPRWAALRTHHVGADEELASLVAPVFDTGWGLHPALLDVATAFGRGRGSGTYLPMSYGRVVVHAPLPASFHSHLRYRDSGGDQVIAADLTLCGDDGRVLVEIEDFVLRRVDEGAVSGGLTAPVAKSTVDSNGIRPVDGAEAFLRALTPGLGGQVVISTRPVRDLFARRVTAEALEETEEVAETVQSQAQDDYVAPRTDLEAEIARQWAEVLGVERVGVDDDFFALGGNSLVAIQLIAQVRKTTGARLAMKTLFESSTVAALAERIEELRTAALSRESAGETTIPKLER, from the coding sequence ATGGCCGCCCGCGTCCCCGGTGCCGGTGACCTCCGGCAGTTCTGGCGCAACCTCGTCGACGGCGTCGAGTCCATCAAGCCCGCCGGCCGGGAAGAGCTGCTCGCCCGCGGTGCCGATCCGGCCACTTTGGACGATCCCAGCTGGGTCAACGCGACCACGGTGGTCGACGGCTTCGACGAGTTCGACGCCGACCTGTTCGGCATGACCAGCCGCGAAGCCGAGATCACCGACCCGCAGCACCGGGTCTTCCTCGAAGCGTGCCACTCGGCGCTGACCGACGGCGGCTACGACCCGGCCCGCTACGGCGGCGCGATCGGCGTCTACGGCGGCACCGGGCGGACCGGCTACCTGATCGAGAACCTGCTGCGCAACGAGCGCGTGATGGCCTCGCAGCACGGCGGCATCGGGATGTCCACCGGCAACCAGCCGAGCTACCTGACGACGTCGGTGTCCTACAAGCTGAACCTGCGCGGCCCGAGCCTCGCGATCCACACCGCGTGCTCGACGTCGCTGGTCGCGGTGCACCTGGCGTGCGAGGCCCTGCGCAACGGCGAGTGCGACCTGGCACTGGCCGGTGGGGTGAACCTGGAGATGCCGCACGGCATCGGGTACATGGGCGTCGAGGGCTTCACCTCACCGGACGGGCACGTGCGCGCGTTCGACGCCGGAGCCAACGGCACGGTGTGGAGCAGCGGCGTCGGCGTCGTCCTGGTCAAGCGGCTCTCGCAGGCGCTGGAAGACGGCGACCACATCCGGGCGGTCGTGCTCGGCAACGCGATCAACAACGACGGCGCCACCAAGGTCGGCTTCTCGGCGCCGAGCGTCGCCGGGCAGACCGAGGCCATCGCGCAGGCGGTCGGCATGGCCGGGGTGGACCCGCGCACGATCGGCTACGTCGAGGCGCACGGCACCGGAACCGCGCTGGGCGACCCGATCGAGATCACCTCGCTGTCCACTGTGTACGGTCACGGCGTCCCGGACACCGGCTGGTGCGCGATCGGCTCGGTGAAGTCGAACATCGGCCACCTGTCCCAGGCGGCCGGCGTCGTCGCGCTGATCAAGACCGTGCTGGCGATGGAGCACGGGCTCATCCCGCCGACCATCAACTACGAAGAAGCCAACCCGGGCATCGACTTCCCGAACAGCCCGTTCCACCCGGCGACCACGGTGACCAAGTGGGAAGCCGCCGCCACCCCGCGCCGGGCGGGCGTGAGCTCGTTCGGCGTCGGCGGCACCAACGCCCACGTCGTGCTGGAGGAGGCACCCGCGCCGCGGCGGCACCGCCGGCCCCACCCGGCCCACCTGCTGCGGGTGTCCGCGAAGACGCCGGAGACCCTGGCCACCGCGGTCGAGCGGCTCGCCGACCGGCTGGCCGGGGACGTGGACCTCGACCTCGCCGACGTCGCGCACACCCTCGCCGCGGGGCGGACGGAGTACCCGCACCGCGCGGTCGTCGTCGCCCGTGACTCCGAAGACGCCGTCGACGGCTTGCGCGACCCCCGCCGGCTGGCCACGGCGCAGGCCGGTGAGCTCAAGGTGGCGTTCCTGTTCTCCGGGCAGGGTTCGCAGTACGCCGGGATGGGTGCCGAGCTGTACCGCAGCGAGCCCGTCTTCGCGACGGCGTTCGACGAGTGCTGCGAGCTGTCCGGCCTTCCCGGCCTGAAGGAGCTGGTCCTCGGCCGCGGCGGGGACGCCGAGCTGCGGGAGACGCGGTACACCCAGCCCGCGCTGTTCGCGGTCGAATACGCGCTGGCCCGGCTGTGGCGCAGCTGGGGCGTGCGGCCGGGCGCGATGCTCGGGCACTCGGTCGGGGAGTACGTCGCCGCGACCGTGGCCGGGGTGTTCACCCTCGCCGACGCGGTGCGGCTGGTCGTGCGGCGCGGCGAGCTGATGCAGGCGATGCCCGCCGGTGCGATGCTCGCCGTCCAGCTCGACGAAGAGTCCGTCGCGAAGCGGCTGCCGGAAGGGCTGTCGATCGCCGGGGTCAACGGGCCGGGGACGTGCGTCGTCGCCGGGCCGTCCGGCGCCGTCGCGGACTTCGCGTCACTGCTGAAGTCGAGTGACGTGCAGTGCCGGGAACTGGTGACCTCGCACGCCTTCCACTCGCCGATGATGGACCCGATCCTGGCCGGGTTCACCGAGGCCGTCGCCGCGGTGCCGCGGTCGGCGCCGTCGCTGCCGTTCCTCTCGAACCTGACCGGTGGCTGGATCACCGCCGAGCAGGCCACCGACCCGGCGTACTGGGCCGCGCACCTGCGGCAGGCGGTCCGGTTCGGCGACTGCGTGCGGACGCTGTTCGACGGCGGCGAGCGGTGGGCGCTCGTCGAGTGCGGCCCGGGCCACCAGCTGGCCGGGCTCGCCCGCGGCCAGGTGCCCAAGGGCCTGCCGGCGCCGCTGCCGAGCCTGCCCGGTCGCACCGACCGCGAGGGCGACGTCGAAACGCTGTACGCCGCGGCCGGTCTGTTGTGGACACACGGGGTGCCCGTGGAGCCCACGACGTCCGGGCACCGCGTCCCGTTGCCCGGCTACCCGTACGCGCGCAAGCGGTATTGGGTCGACCCCGATCCGAAGGGGACGCTCGCCGAGCCGGAGCGGCCGAGCGGGCCGCTGCCGCTCGACGAGTGGTTCGCGGTCCCGTCCTGGCGGCAGGCCGGTCCGGACCTGCGGCGCGAGCCCTTCGCGTCCTGCCTGGCGTTCGTCGACGGCGACGTCCTCCCGGGCTTGCTGCGGGCCGCCGGGGTCGCGGTCACCGAGGTCCGCCCCGGTGACGCCTTCACCGCCACCGAGCGCGGCTTCACCGTCCGGCCCGGCGTGCGCGAGGACTACGACGAACTGGTCGCCGCCCTCGGCGACCGCCCCGAGCGGGTGGTCCACGCGTGGGCCCTCGACGGCACCGAAACCGGGATGGCCGCCCAGGAGCGCGGGTTCTTCAGCGTGCTCAACCTGGTCCAGGCGTGGGGCGAGCCGGTGCGGATCGACGTGCTGAGCACCGGCACCGCCGACGTCACCGGCAGCGACCTGACCCGGCCCGAACACGCGACCCTGGCGGGCATCGCGCGGGTGCTGCCCCTGGAAGTCCCCGGCACGGTCGTGCGGCGGATCGACGTCGAGACCGTGACCGCGGAGGTCGTCGCGGAGCTGTTCCGCCCGGCCGAATCCGAGGTCGCGTTGCGGCGAGGGCGGCGCTGGGTCCTCGAGTACACCCAGCTCGCCGTGCCCGAAGCGGCGCCGGTGCTGCGCGAGGACGGCCGGTACCTGATCACCGGGGGCACCGGCGGCATCGGGGTCACCCTCGCCGAGGACTTCGCCCTGCGCGTCCGGGCGAAGCTGATCCTGCTGACCCGCTCCGGCCTGCCACCGCGCGAGGAGTGGGACACCTGCGACGGAACCGACCGGGCCGCGCGGGCGATCCGGGCGATCCGGCGGATGGAGGCGGCCGGCTCGGTGGTGCACGTCGTCGCCGCCGACGTCACCGACCCGGTGCGGCTGCGGGAGGTCCGGGAACTGGCCGAACGCGAGTTCGGCGGGCTGGACGGCATCGTGCACGCGGCCGGCCTGCCCGGCGGCGGCGTCACCGAGGTCAAGGAACGCCCGGTCGCCGAAGCGGTGCTGGCCCCGAAGATCGCCGGCACCCTGGCGCTGGCCTCGGCCTTCGCCGACCTGCCCATGGACTTCGTCGCCCTGTGCTCGTCGGTCACCGCGGTCTCGGGTGACTTCGGGCAGGTCGACTACTGCGCGGCCAACAACTTCCTCGACGCCTACGCCCGCGGCGACCACGGCTGGCGGGCCCGGGTCGTCTCGCACGACTGGGGTGGCTGGGACGAGGTCGGCATGGCCGCCGAAGTGGCCGCGCCGACGACGATCCGGTCCGCCCGCACGAAAGCGGACGGCCCGATCGCGCACCCGGTGCTCAGCACGCGCACCGGCGAGGACTGCCACGGGCTGGTCTCGGCGGCCGCGCACTGGCTGCTCGACGAGCACCGGATCGCCGGTGTCCCGGTCGTGCCGGGGACCGGGCACCTGGAGATCGTGCGGGCGGCCGTCGAGGCGGCGCTGCCGAAGCCGGGTGACGGCCACCTCGTCGAACTGCGCGATGTCGCCTTCCTGGAGCCGTTCTCGGTGCCCGAGGGCACGGTCGCGGAGTACCGGGTCGGCTTCGACGGCGACGGGTTCGCGGTGACCAGCCGCGCGGGCGGGGTGACGAAGACGCACGTCCGGGGCTCCGCGGGCTGGGTCCCGGCGCCCGTGACGTCCACTGTGGACCTCGACGCGGTGCGGGGCCGGACGAGCGTGCTCGACGACGGCAACGCGTTCGGCACCGGCCGGACCAGCATGGTCACCTTCGGCCCGCGCTGGGCCGCGCTGCGCACCCACCACGTCGGCGCGGACGAGGAGCTGGCGTCGCTTGTCGCGCCGGTCTTCGACACCGGCTGGGGGCTGCACCCGGCGCTGCTCGACGTCGCGACCGCGTTCGGCCGCGGCCGGGGGAGCGGCACGTACCTGCCGATGAGCTACGGCCGGGTCGTCGTGCACGCCCCGCTGCCGGCGAGCTTCCACAGCCACCTGCGCTACCGCGACTCCGGCGGTGACCAGGTCATCGCCGCCGACCTGACGCTGTGCGGCGACGACGGCCGCGTGCTCGTCGAGATCGAGGACTTCGTGCTCCGCCGGGTCGACGAGGGCGCGGTCAGCGGCGGGCTCACGGCCCCCGTGGCCAAGTCCACTGTGGACTCAAACGGGATCCGGCCGGTCGACGGCGCCGAGGCGTTCCTCCGGGCGCTGACGCCCGGGCTCGGCGGCCAGGTGGTGATCAGCACCCGCCCGGTGCGCGACCTGTTCGCCCGCCGGGTCACCGCCGAAGCGCTGGAAGAAACCGAAGAGGTCGCTGAAACCGTCCAGTCGCAGGCCCAGGACGACTACGTCGCCCCGCGGACCGACCTGGAGGCCGAGATCGCCCGGCAGTGGGCCGAGGTGCTCGGCGTCGAGCGCGTCGGCGTCGACGACGACTTCTTCGCCCTCGGCGGCAACTCGCTGGTCGCCATCCAGCTCATCGCCCAGGTCCGCAAGACCACCGGCGCCCGGCTGGCCATGAAGACGCTGTTCGAATCCTCCACGGTGGCCGCGCTGGCCGAGCGGATCGAGGAGCTGCGGACCGCCGCACTTTCACGTGAAAGTGCGGGCGAAACCACCATCCCCAAGCTCGAGCGCTGA